A part of Pseudoliparis swirei isolate HS2019 ecotype Mariana Trench chromosome 8, NWPU_hadal_v1, whole genome shotgun sequence genomic DNA contains:
- the LOC130197876 gene encoding xenotropic and polytropic retrovirus receptor 1 homolog produces the protein MKFTEHLSAHITPEWRKQYIQYEAFKEMLYAAQDQAPSIEVTDEDTVKRYYAKFEEKFFQTCEKELAKINTFYSEKLAEAQRRFATLQNELQSSLDAQRESWANGRSLRRRKTVFALSQQERCKHRNIKDLQLAFSEFYLSLILLQNYQNLNFTGFRKILKKHDKILETPRGADWRVQHVEVAPFYTCKKITQLISETEALVTTELEGGDRQRAMKRLRVPPLGAAQPAPAWTTFRVGLYCGVFLVLLVTVVITGAVVIRSADVWPMVRIYRGGFLLIEFLFLLGINTYGWRQAGVNHVLIFELNPRNNLSHQHLFEIAGLLGVLWCVSLLSCLFSDSILVPMQANPLALYGLFLLFLINPFKTCYYKSRFWLLKLLFRVVTAPFHHVGFADFWLADQLNSLVVALMDLEYMICFYSFELDWKKHDGLISSEGKDVCNSYSYGVRAVIQCLPAWFRFVQCLRRYRDTKRAFPHLVNAGKYSTSFFVVTFAALYSTHKAEAHADAQIFLYLYIGCLVVSSCYTLVWDLKMDWGLFDRNAGENTFLREEIVYPQKAYYYSAIVEDVLLRFSWTLTLSLSTLSGLHGISDILATILAPMEVFRRFVWNFFRLENEHLNNCGEFRAVRDISVAPLNADDQTLLEQMMDQEDGVRNRQGKKSWKRSYSMSLRRPRLASQSKTRDTKVLIEDTDDDS, from the exons TCACCGACGAGGACACCGTGAAGAGGTACTACGCCAAGTTTGAGGAGAAGTTCTTCCAGACGTGTGAAAAAGAGCTGGCCAAGATCAACACCTTCTACTCCG agaAGCTGGCCGAGGCTCAGCGGCGGTTCGCCACGCTGCAGAACGAGCTGCAGTCGTCGCTGGACGCCCAGAGGGAGAGCTGGGCCAATGGGCGGAGCCTGAGGCGGAGGAAGACGGTGTTCGCCCTGTCGCAGCAGGAGCGCTGCAAGCACCGCAACATCAAGGACCTGCAGCTGGCCTTCTCCGAGTTCTACCTGAGCCTCATCCTGCTGCAGAACTACCAG AACCTGAACTTCACGGGTTTCAGGAAGATCCTGAAGAAGCATGATAAGATCTTGGAGACGCCGCGGGGGGCCGACTGGAGGGTGCAGCATGTTGAGGTGGCTCCGTTCTACACCTGCAAGAAGATCACGCAGCTCATCTCCGAGACAGAG gcgTTGGTCACCACCGAGTTGGAAGGAGGCGACAGGCAGAGGGCCATGAAGAGGCTGAGGGTTCCTCCCCTGGGAGCtgcacag cctgCTCCTGCCTGGACCACCTTCAGAGTGGGGCTGTACTGCGGAGTGTTCCTGGTCCTCTTGGTCACGGTGGTCATCACAG GGGCTGTGGTGATTCGTAGTGCTGATGTTTGGCCTATGGTCAGGATCTACAGAGGAGGCTTCCTGCTCATAGAGTTCCTCTTCCTGTTGG GCATCAACACCTACGGCTGGAGGCAGGCCGGAGTCAACCACGTGCTGATCTTTGAGCTCAACCCCAGAAACAACCTGTCACACCAGCATCTGTttgag attgCCGGCCTGCTGGGCGTGCTGTGGTGCGTCAGCCTGCTGTCCTGCCTCTTCAGCGACAGCATCCTGGTGCCGATGCAGGCCAACCCTCTGGCCCTCTacggcctcttcctcctcttcctcatcaacCCCTTCAAGACCTGCTACTACAAGTCACGCTTCTGGCTGCTCAAGCTCTTG TTCCGGGTGGTGACGGCTCCGTTTCACCACGTGGGCTTTGCGGACTTCTGGCTGGCGGACCAGTTGAACTCGCTGGTCGTGGCTCTGATGGATCTGGAGTACATGATCTGCTTCTACAGTTTTGAACTGGACTGGAAGAAACACGACGGACTCATTAGCAGCGAAG GTAAAGACGTGTGTAACTCCTACTCCTACGGCGTCCGCGCCGTGATCCAGTGTCTTCCTGCGTGGTTCCGGTTCGTCCAGTGTCTTCGGCGTTACCGCGACACCAAGCGGGCGTTCCCTCACCTGGTGAACGCCGGGAAATACTCCACTTCCTTCTTCGTGGTCACCTTCGCTGCCCTGTACAGCACACACAAAG CCGAGGCCCACGCTGACGCCCAGATCTTCCTGTACCTGTACATCGGCTGCCTGGTGGTCAGCTCGTGTTACACGCTGGTCTGGGATCTGAAGATGGACTGGGGCCTGTTCGACCGCAACGCAGGAGAGAACACCTTCCTGAGGGAGGAGATCGTGTACCCACAGAAG gcctaTTACTACAGTGCCATCGTGGAGGACGTGCTGCTGCGCTTCTCATGGACTCTGACGCTCTCCCTGAGCACGCTCTCCGGGTTGCACGGCATCTCTGACATCCTGGCCACCATCCTCGCCCCGATGGAGGTCTTCAG ACGATTCGTATGGAACTTCTTCCGGTTAGAGAACGAGCACCTGAACAACTGCGGTGAGTTCAGGGCCGTCAGGGACATCAGCGTGGCGCCACTCAACGCCGATGACCAGACACTGctggagcagatgatggaccaGGAGGACGGAGTCCGGAACCGGCAGGGCAAGAAGAGCTGGAAGAGGAGCTACAGCATGAGCCTACGCAGACCCCGCCTGGCCTCGCA GTCCAAGACCCGCGACACCAAGGTGTTGATCGAGGACACTGATGATGACTCCTGA